A stretch of the Coturnix japonica isolate 7356 chromosome 27, Coturnix japonica 2.1, whole genome shotgun sequence genome encodes the following:
- the MEIOC gene encoding meiosis-specific coiled-coil domain-containing protein MEIOC yields MEPKVVCRGGSCCWSSTEAGSRLADVFSSVMAESGSHGCYKPQNEENVDPPQTYSSSLSTPEFSAPVDSSLLYTPWSVCGDDNKQPVVPQMNVKSRIQTERNDYGSEADLYELVSSILEEQDKSQPYCAEGSCSSNLKSVWPINATRIADHHNLLSETKRPAAAAVSQQSFYSSESTSAAEKQYLQNANLAPQQKVEECYHGFPATDLEEQCLCTSRNDHANCCNMQANENIKTTPMCQNYPCVKNTFSPTGYLEVIKDSGADAYSYRRENACPKGADAQLHQKQAETLPQFHGCNENADYGRYSEYSHFTKAKPTKSINCNFQESKKLVSEMTEASSLDVEPYTKLFQFKSGTQRKIEAIPDQQNFTFTKAAGLLSEKQFANEPPFCSDLGQKFEYGLNSLPVCPGNSDCANGVDKPQFSKSDLQNPEYCKPLPLLPNSAALSAGASMRQAWMNFQTKPTVPSHSPSVVKLNNHLSTLQKNSSISNDFLPLSSSNIPLNGNLSHKNCQDNSLFFSSLDFGYNTSERAQPSALIEALAKTGEENLIEFLSDKKLMQPDRGCSAQQFGTIENLNKQCFQLKPQSGHYDLEGQKHTDGLLQNTYQDSVESQGQLNLRQGNRGNNAANHTTHVQASSFANSCVMGDWKHNAQLGSGAVSSRSARPFGRLVVPLMESYNMFSGDSLNCFYPYVNDMISDVPALGYQKQAKTHSGSARELRVKLEECYEQCRALEKERKEAESALAKSYPGKSISSNNNAPVPRLTSNSSRVDRLIVDQLREQARVVTLLGKMERLRSSPLHVNISTALDKYLEVIRAVQTRRKYEIVNASHQQKQGAPRCQDDRDVLALALAVNEMSTATRHVRTSLWCALQVTLPKLAAGQLLTAKTLRERIRPEEKRTKT; encoded by the exons ATGGAG CCTAAAGTGGTGTGCAgaggaggcagctgctgctggagcagcacagaggctggCAGCAGGTTGGCAGATGTGTTCAGCAGTGTGATGGCAGAGTCCGGCTCACATGGCTGCTACAAACCACAG aatgaagAAAACGTAGACCCACCTCAGACCTACAGTTCTTCCCTTTCAACACCAGAATTCTCTGCACCTGTGGACTCTTCCCTTTTGTACACGCCATGGTCTGTGTGTGGAGATGACAATAAGCAGCCTGTTGTTCCTCAGATGAATGTGAAGTCCAG AATTCAAACTGAAAGGAATGACTATGGCAGTGAAGCAGATTTGTATGAGCTCGTGTCTAGCATCTTGGAAGAACAGGATAAATCACAGCCATATTGTGCTGAGGG GAGTTGCTCTTCCAACTTAAAGTCGGTGTGGCCCATAAATGCTACGAGAATTGCAGACCACCACAACCTGCTGTCAGAAACTAAAAgaccagctgctgcagctgtttcccagcagaGTTTTTATAGCAGTGAATcaacatctgctgctgaaaaacagtacTTGCAGAATGCTAATCTTGCACCACAGCAAAAAGTAGAGGAATGTTATCACGGATTTCCTGCTACAGACCTTGAGGAGCAATGTTTGTGCACTTCTAGGAATGATCATGCCAACTGTTGCAACATGCAGGCTAATGAGAATATTAAGACGACACCTATGTGCCAGAACTATCCATGTGTGAAAAACACCTTTTCTCCAACTGGTTATTTAGAAGTAATCAAAGACTCAGGAGCCGATGCTTACTCCTACAGAAGAGAGAATGCGTGTCCCAAAGGAGCAGATGCACAGCTACACCAAAAGCAGGCAGAAACACTCCCGCAGTTTCACGGTTGCAATGAAAATGCTGATTATGGTAGATACTCTGAATATTCTCATTTTACCAAAGCAAAGCCTACCAAGAGCATCAATTGTAACTTCcaagaaagtaaaaaattagTAAGCGAAATGACTGAGGCATCATCTCTGGATGTAGAACCCTATACTAAATTGTTTCAATTCAAATCAGGTACTCAGAGAAAAATAGAAGCCATTCCAGATCAGCAAAACTTTACATTCACCAAGGCTGCAGGACTCCTAtcagaaaagcagtttgcaaaTGAGCCTCCATTTTGCAGTGATCTGGGGCAAAAATTTGAATATGGACTAAATTCTCTTCCAGTTTGTCCAGGGAATAGTGACTGTGCAAATGGTGTGGATAAGCCACAGTTTTCCAAGTCTGATCTTCAGAATCCTGAATACTGTAAACCACTGCCATTGTTACCAAACTCAGCAGCTTTGTCAGCAGGTGCCAGTATGAGGCAGGCTTGGATGAACTTCCAAACTAAACCCACTGTCCCATCTCATAGTCCAAGTGTGGTGAAGCTGAATAATCATTTATCTACTTTGCAAAAAAATTCCAGTATTTCTAATGATTTCTTACCGTTATCATCCTCAAATATCCCTTTAAATGGTAATTTATCTCACAAGAACTGTCAAGataattctttgtttttttcaagtctTGATTTTGGTTATAATACTTCAGAACGAGCTCAGCCGTCTGCCCTTATAGAAGCACTGGCTaagactggagaagaaaatctcattGAGTTTTTAAGTGACAAGAAATTAATGCAACCAGATAGaggctgctcagctcagcagtttGGGACCATTGAAAATCTGAACAAGCAGTGTTTCCAGTTGAAGCCACAGAGCGGGCACTATGATCTAGAAGGACAAAAACACACAGACGGGTTGTTGCAGAACACGTACCAAGATTCAGTGGAGTCTCAGGGTCAGCTCAATCTCAGGCAAGGAAATAGAGGCAATAATGCTGCCAATCACACTACTCATGTACAGGCATCAAGCTTCGCCAATAGCTGTGTGATGGGTGACTGGAAGCATAACGCTCAACTCGGTTCAGGTGCAGTCTCCTCCAGATCAGCTCGTCCATTTGGCCGTCTGGTTGTCCCTCTGATGGAGTCCTACAACATGTTCTCCGGTGACAGCTTAAATTGCTTCTATCCTTATGTTAATGATATGATAAGTGATGTACCAGCACTGGGATATCAAAAGCAAGCTAAAACACACAGTGGGTCTGCCAGGGAGCTCCGTGTTAAACTAGAAGAGTGTTATGAGCAGTGCCGAGctttggagaaagaaagaaaggag gCTGAATCAGCTCTTGCTAAGAGTTACCCAGGGAAAAGCATTTCCAGCAATAATAACGCTCCAGTTCCAAGGCTGACATCAAACTCATCAAGAGTTGATCGCTTAATTGTGGATCAGCTGCGTGAACAAGCCAGA GTTGTGACATTACTGGGAAAAATGGAGCGCCTTCGCAGTTCTCCCCTTCATGTCAACATTTCTACTGCCCTGGACAAATATCTGGAGGTAATTCGTGCCGTGCAGACACGTAGAAAATATGAGATTGTAAATGCTTCCCATCAACAGAAGCAAGGAGCTCCCAGATGCCAAGATGACAGAG ATGTTTTAGCTCTCGCGCTGGCAGTTAATGAGATGAGCACAGCGACGCGTCACGTGCGTACGAGTCTGTGGTGTGCGCTGCAGGTGACCCTGCCAAAACTTGCAGCTgggcagctgctcacagcaaaAACTCTTCGGGAGAGGATACGGCCTGAAGAAAAGCGTACCAAAACCTGA